CTGGGGTATGTGGGGCTGGGCAGCACGAACCGCGGCGGCGTGGCGCATTGGCAGGAGCTGGCGAATCCGGCGGATAAAGTGTATCCGAATGGGTTCACGGTGAATACCCGGCTGTTGCTGCCATAAAAGCGGAAAACCTTTTGCAGAAATAAGCCAAAACCATGGCAGAAATTGGAACTGCAATTGCCGGCTGAAAACGCGTGCGTCCGGCTTGCCAAGCGCCCGGTGGCGGGTATAATGCCGCGCACCATGAATGGAATTAATTGCATCGCTGTGTTGAAAGCGCTGAGTGAACCCACGCGTCTGCGCATTCTTCGCCAACTGCTCAAGGACCGGCGAAGCGTTAATGAAGTCGCGGAACAGCTCAAAGTGTCGCAATACAACGTGTCCAAACATCTGCGAATCCTCCGCGAGGCCGGGCTGTTGGAGGTGGAAAAGCAGGGCAAGCTGCATCTTTACACCGTAGCTCCGCGACTACGGAAACACCTGGAGAACAACGCGAACACCCTGGCGCTGGACTGCTGCACCTTCCGATTCGACAAGCTGCCCAAGTGATGGCTTCGGACTCTGTGGCCGCTCTGGCTACGCCAGCAGAGAATGATGAAAAAGACCCTGCTTCACCTTTTGATCGCCGCCTGCACGGTGATTGGTTTTTCACTCGCGGTCTCCGCGCAAACGAACTCTCTGCCTGTCCCGCCTGGCGTTCAGGCCAATGAAAAACAATCGTTGGTTTTGACGTCGGGCAAGTTCCTTCACCCGGGCCTCTATCATAGCTGGGGAACGCTCACCATGTTCAGAGGGGCGGCGGAGTGAGCCCGCGAATAACGCCAATGACGCAAATAAAAGACAGAATAACTTTATGAAAACAACCATTCTCAGTCTCCTAACGGCCGCCAGTCTTTCGCTGGCTTCCGGAAACCTGTTGGCTGCCGAAAGCCAGCGCGCTTCGACTGGGCAACAGGTCATCCTGCTCAAGCTGGACGATGTGGTCGCTGCCAAAAGCGGGGACGCCCCGGTCTCTGCCCGTTGGCAGCGCATCGCCAATTTCATTGAGACGAACCAATTGAAGGGGGCCTTTGGCATCATCGGCTCCTCGTTGGAAACCGACAACCCGGCTTACTTCAAATGGATCAAGGACTTGGACCAAAAGGGAATTATCGAGTTTTGGAATCACGGTTACACGAACCGTAATCCCAAAGACAAATCAGGCGAGTTTGAGCTGGGCTCGGCGGCCGAGCAAAAAGTCATCCTGGAAAGAACGCAGCGGTTGGCCAAGGAAAAGCTCGGGCTTACCCTGCGGGTTTTCGGCCAGCATTATAGCGGCGTCACCGAGGAAACGGAAAAAGCCCTGAACGAAATCCCGGATAATCAAATCTGGCTGTATGGGCCGAAGAATTCACATTTTTACAAGAAGCATGCTTTTGTAAGGATCATGGGGCTGGAGAATCCCACCTTTGTTCCAGACTTCGAGAAGTTCAAGGCCACCTATGAGCGGGTTGGCGCTTCGCAGCCGATGCTGGTATTGCAAGGTCATCCCGACCAGTGGAACGACGAACGCTGGGCCGGGTTCGTGAAGATCATCGAGTTTCTCCAGTCGAAGGGTTGCGTGTTCATGAAGCCGTCCGAATATCTGGCCAGCCGTTCCAAGGCCGGGGGGCAGTAAAAGAAAACAGCATGGTCAGCCGTCGAACTCATCGCCAGTGTTTTTTTAGCCACAGCTCTCCTCTGTGGCCGGATGGGCCGCGATGGAATTAAATTTTGGCTCGCGTTGCAACGAAGGTTGACAAATCCCAGCTAAAGCTCATATTGCTTGCATTGCATACATTTATTACAATGCACACTCTATGACCAGCAATAGTTGTACAATCAGTCTGCGGGTGCCGGTGGAAGTCCGCCGTTCCCTCGAACGGATGGCGCGGCGTTTCGGACGGACCCTGGGTCAAGTTGGCGCGCGCATGGTGGAGGAGCAAGTGCGCATGGCCGAATTTGGCGGGATCGAATTCCGGGACACTGCCGGGGGACGTGAGGTATTTATCCGGGGGACCCGGCTTAAAATTTGGATGGTGGTCAAGGTCGCACGTCAGTTTGGCGGAAATCCCCAAAAAGCTGCGGCTCACTTCGGAATAACCGTGGCCAAAATCACGTCGGCCTTAAACTACGCCGAGGCCTTTCCTGATGAGATCGAGGCTTCCATTCAGGATAATGACGGAATAACCTTTGAGGCATTGAAACGTGTGCTGCCTGGCATCACCCATTCAGAGAACGAAAACGGAGCGCATCAGCGGCGCAAAACTAAATGAAACTGCTGTTGGATGTCCATGTGCCCGCTGCGGTTGCCCGTGAACTGCGACAACGTTCTCGCGGATTGTCCGTGGCGCATTTAAGTGAATGGCGGGTGGGCCAGTTTCTGGCGGCCACCGATGAGGAAATTTTGGCGGCAGCTCAGGAGGAAAAATGGACATTGGTGACTTATGATCTCAAAACCATTGCGCCACTGTTGCGCCGTCTTGCAGACGAGGAAATCGCTCACTCAGGGGTTGTGTTGGTGGACGACTCATCCATCCGACAGTCCGATGTTGGCGGCTTGGTGAATGCGTTAGCCCGGCTTTGGAAGCACGCGGGCCAGACAGATTGGGGTAATCGCGCCCATTTCCTGCAAAGTGTGAAACGCCCAAACTGAGCCGCACGGATGATTGGCCGCTGCCCAGCCGTTGAATATGCATCACATGAAATTGATTAATCCACAATCCGGATCACGAACCGTGCGTGCCGTGGGTTGTTTTGCTGTTCGCCGCCGTCCTGCTGGCCGCGGAGCTGACAGCGCAACCGGTTTTCGATCTCAAGCCCAGGTTGCCCGCAATTCCGCAAAAAACGATTGACGCCGCAATTGCCGTCAAGCTGATGCGTTTCAATCGCGGCGATCCCGGCACAAGCCGATTTCGATGCCGCTTTGTGCCATCGTATCTGCCGAAATAACCTTGCTTTTTCGGTAGGCCGGTGTTAATTAGACTTTACGCGGCGGAACCGGTGTTTTGGGGGTGCCATGGCACAGGCCGGAAAGCGGCGGTTATGAACGCACGACTCAATAGTGTTGTATGCCAGAATCGTTTTATGTAAAGCGAGTCGCCTGGCCGGCGTTGTTCTTCACCCTGCTGGTTTTCGGCGCAACGCCAGACGTCCGCGCGCAAGCCGCCGCGATTCAGGCATCCACCCCAGAGCCGCTGGCCCAGGGAATGCGGGTAATTTTGAATATCGCGCCCCCGACGCTTGAGGCCGCGCCAGCCCCCAATGGGCAGACTTACACCCGCTTAGTCCTTAAGGGCGTGGGCATGGAAAACGCCTATGGCAAGCCGGCACTGCCCGTGCTGCACTATACGTGCGAGGTGCCTCCGGGCATCCACGTGGTGGCGGTGGCGGACGCGCGCAAGCTGCGAGAATTCAAGGTAGATCAGCCGCTTTGGCCGCACCAGAGGCCCGTCCCCAAGGTGGCAAGCGTTGTGCTGCCGGGAGACTTCCTGGTGGATGCGGATGCCTATCAGGGTGATCCGAGCGGGGAATTCCAGCAGGCGGAGAACGGCGTTATCCAGGTTGTGCAGTACACCCAGCGCGGTAAAACGTACGTGGATGTCCTGACGCGCCCCTTTGCGTATCAAGCAGCGGGGGGGATCGTGCGTTACCCACAAGAATTGGCGCTCACCCTCAGCTATGTCGCCCCGGATTTACCCAAGGCCGCCGGTCCGAGGCTGGGGCGGATTGTGGTGCTGGACCTCATGCTGCAAGGCCAGGCGGACTTGGATTGGCTCACCACAGAAGGGTATAATTTTGAGCGGCGCGGCGTGGATCATGTGGAAATTTTCGCCACCGAGGCCGAGGTGCAGGCGTTGAAGGATGCCGGCTTTGACGTGGTGGAAACCGGGCAGCAACCAGCCCCAGCCCCGCAGGCTGAATCAGGAGCCAAGGGCTTGGGCACCAATTATCATACGTACGCAACGCTGACATCGGAATTGCAGCAGTACACGAATCGTTACTTCAATTATTGCCGGTTGTATTCCATCGGACGCACGGGGCAAAACCGGGATTTGTGGGCGATGAAAATCACGGCAAACCCGGACGCCACCAATGGCGCGCTCAAGCCACGCGTGAGGCTAGCTTCGACGATACATGGCGACGAACCGCTGGGTGTGGAGATGTGCCTTTATCTGGTGGATCAGTTGGTGACGGGGTGCGTGACGAATACGCGCATTTCCAATCTGGTGGCGACGACGGAAATATGGATATTGCCGCTGGTCAACCCGGATGGCTTGGAAGCTGGTACCCGATACAATGCCGCGGGCTTCGATCTGAACCGTTCCTTTCCGTCGGGCGGCGGCGGTGGGTTGGGCAATCCGTTGTTCGGCCCGCAAATGACCACCTACGGCCGTCCCATTGAAGTGGCCGCCTTGATGCAATTGGCCACCAACCACAGCTTTACCCTGGCGGCGAATTTTCACGGCGGCTCCCTGGTGGTCAATTATCCGTATGACGATGATGACCTTGGCAGTGTCAATTCCCCATCGCCGGACGATGGTTTATTCCGGGTACTCTCAAGGATTTACGCGTCCAACAATCCGCCGATGTGGGTGAGCGCCAGTTTCCCGCAGGGTGTGGTAAATGGCGCGGCTTGGTATGTGGCGGTCGGCGGGTGGCAGGATTGGAGTTACCGATACGTGGGATGCAACGAGGTGACCATTGAGATTTCCGATAACAAACAACCGACGGTCAGCCAGATTCCCCAATTCTGGAATGATAACCGGGAAGCCATGCTCAGTTACATTGAATCGGTTCAGACCCGCGTATTTGGCGCCATCACCAACGCGGCCACGCTTCAGCCGGTGTATGCCGCCGTCAAGGTGTTGGGGGCTGAACACGGGGTGTTCTCCGATCCGCAGCAGGGGGATTACCACCGCATGGTGTTGCCAGGCACGTACCACCTGTTGTTCACCGCGCCGGGTTATGGGTCGCAAATCATCTCCAATGTGGTAGTGCAAGCGGGCCAGCCAACCCGGTTGGATGTGCAGTTGCAGCCTACCAGTCATCCGGCAGAGCGAATTCTGTTGGTCACCACCGATACGCTTAGCAACAGTCTGCCCGCGCTGGTCGCACGCAAGCAGGCGGATGGTTTCGCGGTGCAATCCGTGGTGGTGCCCGTCGGCTCCAGCACCAACCGCATTCGCACCGCCATCCGCGACGTCTTTGCGCTGTTTCCGGCGGAGTACATCCTTCTGGTTGGGGATGTGGATCAAATCCCGGTGTGGACGGATGGCACGGCGGATTTCACACATCCCACTGATTTGCCGTATGCCTTGATAGATGCAGGTGAGACCTGCGCCAATTACCTGGGCAAAGACGCGGTACTCGGACGCATCTCGCTAAAAACGTCCGCGGCGATTGCCGAGTTTACGCAGAAGCTTGATGCCATTGCCCGTTCGCGCACCAACCGGACGTATGACCTCACTTGGGTGTCCAATGGCCATAATGTCTCGGAATACGCCCAAGCAGAACGCGGGCATGAGTATTGCATCTCCAACTGCGTGCCAGCGAGTTACAACGCCACCCGATTTTTTCAGGGAATCGGTACTGCCGCCGGGTTAAGCGCGCATATCAATGCCGGCACGGATGGCGTCATTTATTCCGGGCACGGCAGCGAGTTCTTGTGGGAGGGATACAGCTACAATGCCAGTGCGCTGGCGGGACTGAACAACGTGAATAATGTCGTCATTGTTCTGGCGCACTGTTGTGTCTCCGGCAGTTTTGATATGGATGTGTGCGTGGGCGAGGCCTGGCTGCAAACCTCCGCACGGGGCGCACTGTATGTGGGAGCCACGGATAACACGTATTGGGACAATGACGAGGCGATGCAAAAAGCGGAATTTGACGCCATGCGTGATAATGCCGGCCTATCCGTGGGCCGCGCGGTGGACCAGGGCCTTTACCAAGTGCAGCAACTATACCCCACGGATGCGCGCTACTATTACACGACGTACCATAACCTCGGTGATCCAACGCTGGTCTTGCTGGAGACCGTGGCTGGTCCGCTCGCCTTGCGCACAACGAATCTGGGACCAGCGGTGCTGGGCGGAACCTATTCAGAGTCCCTGCTTGCCGTGGGGGGAGTACGCCCGTTCACGTGGAGTGTGGTGGCCGGGCAGTTGCCCGCCAATCTAACCCTTAATTCCGCCAGCGGCATCCTCTCCGGAGTTCCGGCGCAGACGGGTACCAATCAGTTCACGATTCAGGTCCGCGACAGCAGTCCCACGCCGCAAGTGGTCAGACGTGCCTTGACGCTTACGGTGCTGGATCAAAGCGCGCAGTTCAACCTCGCCCTCGACACCGCCAACCAAACGTGGGCACCCGGTGGCAGCGCGGCGTGGTTCAGTCAAACCGCCATCACGCATGATGGAACCGACGCGGCGCAAAGCGGGGCCATTACCGACAGCCAGGAGACCTGGATTGAGACGACGATGAATGGCCCGTGCTCGATGAGTTTCTGGTGGAAAGTATCCTCGGAAGGCAATTACGATTTTCTTGAGTTTTATCTGAATGGAACCTTGCAAACCAAGATTAGTGGCGAAGTGGATTGGACGCAGCAAACCATCGCGTTGCCTGCGGGACAGCAGACCTTGCGGTGGCGCTACAGCAAGGATTCTAGTGTCAGCAAGGGGCAGGACGCCGGCTGGGTGGACCAAGTAGCCTTTTTCAATCACCCCGTGATTAGCCAGGCGCCTGATAACGTGACCGCAACGCTGCACACGCCGGTGAATTTTCAAGTGATTGCGACCGGCTCAACCCCATTGTATTATCAATGGTTTTTGGATGCGGCCCCCATTGCCCGGGCAACCAATGCCACGTATGGCATCAGCTCGGTAGCCTATGTCCATGCCGGACCTTACTCGGTGGCGGTGTCCAACGCGAATGGTGTGGCCATCAGTCCGCCGGCCAAATTGACGGTGCTGCCGCCCGGTTCGATGCAGAACAGCAATCTCATGGTGGCCGGTGTGATTTCCATTCCTTTGCTGGGAACCGCCACCCCGTATCCATCCTCCGTGGTGGTCGCTGGCCTGACGGGCAAAGTGCAAAAGGTGTCCGTCACGTTGAGCAACCTGACGCATTCTTATGCGAAGGATTTGCAGATACTGGTAACCAACCCGGCTGGCAATGCGGTCCTGTTGTTGGCGAACATCGGAAACACCTTATCCATCACTAACGCCACCCTGACGTTTGATGATGCAGGCGCGGCCATGCCGATCCAGTCGGCGGTGGTTTCGGGCACCTATCGGCCGGCGGGTGTCACCAATCTGCTCGTGATGCCCAGTCCGGCGCCCACTGGTGCTTATGCGACCAACGTGTCCGCGCTGACCGGGGGTACCCCGAATGGCACTTGGAGTTTGTTTATCAACGATTCCGCTTTGGGTGACAGCGGGACGCTGGATGGCTGGAGTTTGAATATTGTCACCACCCCGGAGGTTACTCCGCCCGCGTTGGTTTCTCCCACGGTTGCAGCCGGGCAGTTGCGGTTTAACTTGCGGCCGGAAAGCGGGCGAACCTGGGTGATCGAGTACAAGGATGGGATGAATAAACCCACCTGGCAGACCTACCAAACGTTGTCCGGAGACGACACCCTGCACACCATCAGCAACCTTTGCACAGGTGTTCCCAATCGGTTTTTCCGGGTGCGGATGCAGTAACGGCCTCAGGTTTGGCTGGCCAGCACCGCTTCCACCTTGGCAACCATCTTGGACGGTAAAAACGGTTTGGGTATAAATACGACCTTGTTTGCCAACAGCCAGTCTTCGATGTCCTGTTCGGCGATATAACCGCTCATCATGATGGCGATTATCTCCGGGCGGTCTTTGCGCAGAAGGTCTATCAGGTCTTTACCATTCTGGGTACACTCCAAGTTAAAATCCGTCAGCACCAAAGCAATGTCCTCCCGGTGTTGTTCCCATAACGTCAGCGCTTCCTGAGTGGTTCCGCAAAGCAACACTTTGTATCCCGCCTTGCATAAAACAAGATTGGCAAGGGTACGAACCCGCACCTCATCTTCTACCAGCAAGATGGTTCCCCGATTCGTCCGGTGGCGCGGTCCGTTACTCATAACATTGCTTACACTAATATAATGATTTTTTTTCGTTTGCCAAGTTGGAACCATGGCTTCAGGAGAAGGCGGCAGGTCTGCATCAAGCGCGTTGGTGCGTTACGAAAAACACGAGGTGGGCAGGGTCTGTGGTTCCATAGGAGATAGAAGCTGGGCGTCAGGAGCCGAGGAAAACTGGACCAAAACTGGACCGTTTCTGTACCGTTTTTGATTTTTCGCGGTGCAGTTTGATTGATGGAATTTCTGTAAATCATTGCACAGTCGAATGATGTGAAGTTTCATAGGTTGGCTCAGGTATCGGCGACGAAAAGGGGTGGTGCAGTTTTTGGAAATTGTGTGAAAAATGTGGAGAAAATGGTTTTTTGACACAATTTTGACGCAAGTCCACCGGGAAACTTTTGCAAAAATATTGGCTGGCATAAAAATAGATCTTGGTTTGCGCTGCGATGGAACAGATAGGCCGAATAGGAAAGGAGAATGATTCGCGAGGGTCCGCGAGATCAGCGGGCAGACTTTGTATATATCATTCACAGGAACATCATAACATGGGTTCGGCAAGGGCGGTTGCCTCTGGGAGGAGAATTCGTGCAGAAAATTACGGGCGAAAATGGCGACAAAACTCAGGCTTCGGTTTTGAACGAAATCACCTGTAAAAATAGACCTTCCAGGTACTGGGCCATGTGAAAAGCTGGCATCTTGCCTGGGCTGTAGTCGCCACCTGTAAAACCTGAACTATGCGAATGAACCGTTAATGAATGCCACCGACGCAGCGGCGGGACATTCTCATTAAAGTCCCTCAGGTTGCTAATTGGTAACTGCGCTTTTACGGTAGAGCTTGGGGAAGCCCGCTTAAATTGCAGGAGTTATTCCGGAGCCGTAATCAATCCGGGAAAATATCAGCCATTCGGCACTTCAACCGCTTGCAAATCTGCTCCAAGGTTTTCAGCGTCACATTTTGCTCCCCGCATTCCAAGCGATGGATGGTGACATACGAAATACCCAGCTTCCGCTCGAATTGTTTATAGGTCAGCTCGCCGCGTTTTTGCCGCAGGAACCGTCCAAGCTGTTGATGAAACGTCTTTGCCACGCTTGAGATGCAGCCGCCAGCCTGATTTTTGTGCTTGCTTCGCATCAGCGCTGGGGTTAGGCTCCCTTCTATGAGCACACGACATGAAAATATTTTTAGCCGAGCCAAAAGCGATGCTCCCTTACCGCCACGCGATAAGTGAGAACATGAACCGTGCCACAAATCAAATTCCTATTAGGAGAACATCAACCCTTGCTTGCAAAGAAACTTACGTTGATGGAAGCGAACATGATGCAAGTATTAACGGCGCGGAAAGTGCCGGATGTGATTCGGCGAACCGACCACGCTTCATTTAGTTTGTCTTATTCTTGGTGAATTTATGGATTCTCTTGGCAAATTCAAGGCTTGGTATCAAGACTTTTGGAATAAATTGTAAAGTGACCCAAATCTGGCCTCGCTTAGAACCGAATTGGAAAATCTGATTCGGTCTCATCCAGCGGATAATCAAGACGCCCCTGCTAAATACGTCGCAAAGCAAGGTTATCCCAGTGGTTCGTTGGAAAGTTGTGCCGATTCATTCTGCAAAAGCAACGCCCTGAAGGGGGAACTCGGCGGCGTAAAACCGGGACAAATCTTGGGAACTTTTCGCCTGAAGATAGACTTCATAACGGTCTTGGCCAAAAGGCTCCGCACGAGGTTCCCAATAGCAGAAAGTCGGATGATGACATGGTGTGAGTGGACTCACGCTCAATTGGAAGAATCCCTGCCTAAACTCGAAATGGCCGTAGAACCGGTTGCAGATACTTTGATGTGGAGCTACGTTAACCCGAAAAACCCAACCAATCCGTTCTCGGGGCTTGATATATCGCACTTGCCATGCACCTTGGGATTGCCTAATCCAACCGCTGCACGGGTGGCCTTTGCGCATGCGCCTTCCGATTTGGATGCGGTAAAGAAACCGACGGTTTTGGATGCCGGGATTGACAATCTGCAATGGATTCCAGGGGGCAAGACAAAACCGCATTCACCATGTTCCAAGAATTGCAAGGGCCTACCCGAATTCATTCACCATCCGGTTCGATACATGGATATCAAACTTCATTTCATCAAAGTAATATGAGCACTACTGAATTTCCCGATCTGAAGCAGGCCATTTTTGACGCATCCAAGCACGAGCCCGATTTCCGTGAAGGGGGCTCAAGATTCTTGGTTTTAGCCCAGCTTCTCGCCGGGTTGCCGCCCAATAATCCAATTGTCAGCAATTACATAGGGCAACTTGAAAACCTGTTCCGCGACACCCCAGATTGGCCTGCCGAAACGGTCGAAAATCTTTGTTTCTTCATCGAACTTTCGCGCATGCCGAGCGACCGCGTTACCGAGTTCGTAAATTCAATATTGGAATCGAAATTTAGAGAAGAAGACTCTGACACGGTTAGGAAACGCGGTCTACTGATTCGTCTGCTGTCCGGAATAGGTCGGCCGTTGAGCGTGGAACAATTGGACAAGGAAGATTGCCTGAAAAAAAATTGGCCCTGGATGTGGATTGACGCGGTTGAGCCCGTCAATTGGGAAAAAGCAAGGGATCACATCGGCGCAACATTGAAAAGAGAAAAGGTTGCCCTTGGTTTGGCGGCCCGGTTGCCTTACTTGCGTGATCGATACGGAAAAAAGGAGGTTGGCGCCGACCATTCGAGGTTGACCGTTGGATTGAAGCATTGGCTCAAGATCTTGCAAGGGATTGAACGGCAAAAACTGGTTGACTGGTGTGTGTTAGACAATATTGAAATCCCGCATGAATTTGAAGCGTTGGAAGGTTTGAGAGCCTTCATCGAAGGTCTAAGGTTCTCTCAAAACCTCGGGATTTCCTCAGATGCCTTCATAAAGGAGGTCCACACATGAAATATCTGGAAACGGCGATCAGTAAGGCGCCGGAAGGCACAATTCCTTATGGCGGAAAATGCATTCAGTTATTGCACATGTTTTTTTCCGCATTGGGATACTGCTCTCAAAGGTATCTTACCGACAAGCCTATTGATCTAGCGGAAGTCTCGAAATTTTTTAAAGCTCTTGATGAGAAGCGACATGCTCCTAAACGTAAAGATACTCACTTATCCGCGTTAATCGGGGGTGTCTTACGACTAGCCGCGCTGACAGTATGCCGGTTTAAAGAAATCCAACGAACAGCTGATTACCCGAAAAACCGGCATAGCCTTCTTGTGCCATCTCCTCTGTCTTTGTTATACGACTCATTGATTGTTCCGAACGAGCCAGCTTCTAAAGCCTATGCTCTCACGGCATGCAAGAGACTTATTTTCATCCGTCTCGGAGTGTATCCAAACGCCGGACAAATTGGAAAGCCATGGAAAACGGTAGATATCGATCAGATCGAAAGCGAGTTAGAAGGACAACGAAAGTACTTTGTTCATAGGGACAATGTGCCTATTGGAAGCAATGATGAAGCAGAAATGCTGCAACATATTCTCGCGATGAAGGGGGTATACTGCCTCAGGTTCGGATCGTGGGGAAAGAGCAATAAGCGGCAACTCAAGACCCGGTCGGAACTTGCGGAGGTTGTTCGTCTCTTTTTCGCTGAAAAAGACATCCGGGGTATGGTAAATTTTAGCGGGCAACGCGAGTGTGCGTTTGAGTTCCGGATGTCGCCGACAGTTGACGAGGAACCAAGGGCGCTAGACGTAGTCAACGAGATTGCAGGTATCCCCATTCCGATTCGCGGAGCGGACACGATTTTCTACGGAGGATTACGAACGTCGTTTGACGGAAGTCTCGTAATTAACGTTAGCGGCGCAGCTGGAACCGGGAAGACTTCGCTGGCTTTGGCTACCGGCGTCACTTTCTCCCCTTATGGCACTCATTGTTATTATATTTCAACCGAGGAAACGGAAGAGGACTTGAAGATAAGGCTTAAGTCTTTGTTTCCGGCATACTTGCGAGGGTTATCCATTCAACAAAAAAACTTAAATTGGTTTCACGTTGCGGACCTGAGGCCGACCGATCAGACCGAGACGTCGCAAGTTGAACGCGAAGAGAACTACGGCGAAAACCATGATGCAGAGCAAGATTCCATGCTGGCGAGACTCAATCGACATCTTGATTGTATTCGGGTACTGATGGGGGACGTATTCAAAGACGATGAAGAGAGAAGAAAATCCGCCCAGACCGTCTATATCCCAGCAATTTGCCCGTTAATTGTCGTGATTGACAGTGTATATGGACTCACAGATGGGAAGGATACTGAGCAGATTGACGCTCTTTCTGAATTCGTTGACAGATGCAGAAGATTGAGAGCGCTAGTCTTCGTGCTTTCAGGCGAGGAATTGCCGCGCCACAGTCGACTTTCATACATGGTTGATATCCTCATCAAGTTAAGTTACAGGGATACGGAAAATGAAGCAATCAAGCCCGAGCGGATTCTACAGCTTGCAAAGACGCGGTTTCAACTCTCCCGACCCGGTGCCCATGTCTTCCACATGTCGGATCGGGATGCATTCCGAATCTCTCCGC
This genomic stretch from Verrucomicrobiota bacterium harbors:
- a CDS encoding metalloregulator ArsR/SmtB family transcription factor, whose product is MNGINCIAVLKALSEPTRLRILRQLLKDRRSVNEVAEQLKVSQYNVSKHLRILREAGLLEVEKQGKLHLYTVAPRLRKHLENNANTLALDCCTFRFDKLPK
- a CDS encoding DUF433 domain-containing protein, which encodes MAEFGGIEFRDTAGGREVFIRGTRLKIWMVVKVARQFGGNPQKAAAHFGITVAKITSALNYAEAFPDEIEASIQDNDGITFEALKRVLPGITHSENENGAHQRRKTK
- a CDS encoding DUF5615 family PIN-like protein, translating into MKLLLDVHVPAAVARELRQRSRGLSVAHLSEWRVGQFLAATDEEILAAAQEEKWTLVTYDLKTIAPLLRRLADEEIAHSGVVLVDDSSIRQSDVGGLVNALARLWKHAGQTDWGNRAHFLQSVKRPN
- a CDS encoding M14 family zinc carboxypeptidase, with the protein product MPESFYVKRVAWPALFFTLLVFGATPDVRAQAAAIQASTPEPLAQGMRVILNIAPPTLEAAPAPNGQTYTRLVLKGVGMENAYGKPALPVLHYTCEVPPGIHVVAVADARKLREFKVDQPLWPHQRPVPKVASVVLPGDFLVDADAYQGDPSGEFQQAENGVIQVVQYTQRGKTYVDVLTRPFAYQAAGGIVRYPQELALTLSYVAPDLPKAAGPRLGRIVVLDLMLQGQADLDWLTTEGYNFERRGVDHVEIFATEAEVQALKDAGFDVVETGQQPAPAPQAESGAKGLGTNYHTYATLTSELQQYTNRYFNYCRLYSIGRTGQNRDLWAMKITANPDATNGALKPRVRLASTIHGDEPLGVEMCLYLVDQLVTGCVTNTRISNLVATTEIWILPLVNPDGLEAGTRYNAAGFDLNRSFPSGGGGGLGNPLFGPQMTTYGRPIEVAALMQLATNHSFTLAANFHGGSLVVNYPYDDDDLGSVNSPSPDDGLFRVLSRIYASNNPPMWVSASFPQGVVNGAAWYVAVGGWQDWSYRYVGCNEVTIEISDNKQPTVSQIPQFWNDNREAMLSYIESVQTRVFGAITNAATLQPVYAAVKVLGAEHGVFSDPQQGDYHRMVLPGTYHLLFTAPGYGSQIISNVVVQAGQPTRLDVQLQPTSHPAERILLVTTDTLSNSLPALVARKQADGFAVQSVVVPVGSSTNRIRTAIRDVFALFPAEYILLVGDVDQIPVWTDGTADFTHPTDLPYALIDAGETCANYLGKDAVLGRISLKTSAAIAEFTQKLDAIARSRTNRTYDLTWVSNGHNVSEYAQAERGHEYCISNCVPASYNATRFFQGIGTAAGLSAHINAGTDGVIYSGHGSEFLWEGYSYNASALAGLNNVNNVVIVLAHCCVSGSFDMDVCVGEAWLQTSARGALYVGATDNTYWDNDEAMQKAEFDAMRDNAGLSVGRAVDQGLYQVQQLYPTDARYYYTTYHNLGDPTLVLLETVAGPLALRTTNLGPAVLGGTYSESLLAVGGVRPFTWSVVAGQLPANLTLNSASGILSGVPAQTGTNQFTIQVRDSSPTPQVVRRALTLTVLDQSAQFNLALDTANQTWAPGGSAAWFSQTAITHDGTDAAQSGAITDSQETWIETTMNGPCSMSFWWKVSSEGNYDFLEFYLNGTLQTKISGEVDWTQQTIALPAGQQTLRWRYSKDSSVSKGQDAGWVDQVAFFNHPVISQAPDNVTATLHTPVNFQVIATGSTPLYYQWFLDAAPIARATNATYGISSVAYVHAGPYSVAVSNANGVAISPPAKLTVLPPGSMQNSNLMVAGVISIPLLGTATPYPSSVVVAGLTGKVQKVSVTLSNLTHSYAKDLQILVTNPAGNAVLLLANIGNTLSITNATLTFDDAGAAMPIQSAVVSGTYRPAGVTNLLVMPSPAPTGAYATNVSALTGGTPNGTWSLFINDSALGDSGTLDGWSLNIVTTPEVTPPALVSPTVAAGQLRFNLRPESGRTWVIEYKDGMNKPTWQTYQTLSGDDTLHTISNLCTGVPNRFFRVRMQ
- a CDS encoding response regulator → MSNGPRHRTNRGTILLVEDEVRVRTLANLVLCKAGYKVLLCGTTQEALTLWEQHREDIALVLTDFNLECTQNGKDLIDLLRKDRPEIIAIMMSGYIAEQDIEDWLLANKVVFIPKPFLPSKMVAKVEAVLASQT
- a CDS encoding helix-turn-helix transcriptional regulator; the encoded protein is MAKTFHQQLGRFLRQKRGELTYKQFERKLGISYVTIHRLECGEQNVTLKTLEQICKRLKCRMADIFPD
- a CDS encoding ATPase domain-containing protein — protein: MKYLETAISKAPEGTIPYGGKCIQLLHMFFSALGYCSQRYLTDKPIDLAEVSKFFKALDEKRHAPKRKDTHLSALIGGVLRLAALTVCRFKEIQRTADYPKNRHSLLVPSPLSLLYDSLIVPNEPASKAYALTACKRLIFIRLGVYPNAGQIGKPWKTVDIDQIESELEGQRKYFVHRDNVPIGSNDEAEMLQHILAMKGVYCLRFGSWGKSNKRQLKTRSELAEVVRLFFAEKDIRGMVNFSGQRECAFEFRMSPTVDEEPRALDVVNEIAGIPIPIRGADTIFYGGLRTSFDGSLVINVSGAAGTGKTSLALATGVTFSPYGTHCYYISTEETEEDLKIRLKSLFPAYLRGLSIQQKNLNWFHVADLRPTDQTETSQVEREENYGENHDAEQDSMLARLNRHLDCIRVLMGDVFKDDEERRKSAQTVYIPAICPLIVVIDSVYGLTDGKDTEQIDALSEFVDRCRRLRALVFVLSGEELPRHSRLSYMVDILIKLSYRDTENEAIKPERILQLAKTRFQLSRPGAHVFHMSDRDAFRISPQLSSQLDKEEQQSLTLPDEGQLINTFNSGIDLPYDKTFFELAKPRHFLDLYAYSHILLHGHGSSSKSWLALKVLLTPIQVGKDYKGVGVEPRRVLTVSFLYPKAYYKRLAARKTIAEKGSGIEVLAFSPGFLRPEDLLGKVARWIEAAELEGRPYTGVLLDGIHNVFLAFPLIQDREMLWPTLYRMLSIKKMTIVTTFTNFVLDGQENFKTPEEKEIERRGQTPLLHALVQGADFYLTIQKIPTKGNTDYPDCILRGRECIGRQLVPDHVLLWDRRMGRLSRPMVEKLKEGNRPPVKTGSSGKEQLFSPSSPLVDIFKEQK